The Neomonachus schauinslandi chromosome 11, ASM220157v2, whole genome shotgun sequence genome contains a region encoding:
- the LOC110576135 gene encoding LOW QUALITY PROTEIN: olfactory receptor 1052-like (The sequence of the model RefSeq protein was modified relative to this genomic sequence to represent the inferred CDS: inserted 1 base in 1 codon) — MTPGELALASGNHTPVTQFTLLGFSSYPDLQELLFVTFLLIYAITVMGNLGMMALISTDSRLHSPMYFFLSVLSFLDLCYSSVVTPKLLANFLASDKTISSEGCVIQPTFFVVHGTAESFLLASMAYARFAAICQPLHYSSVMTKETCLQLVAASYAFGGTNSAIQTGNVXALPFCGPNQVTHYFCDIPPLLHQACANTATAGVVLSIFSALVTLLPAAVILTSYSLVLVAIGRMRSAAGREKALSTCASHLLAIAIFYGTVVFTYVQPHGSTNDTNDQIVSVFYTIIIPMLNPFIYSFRNKEVKDAVQRKLRVSISPC; from the exons ATGACACCTGGAGAACTAGCCCTTGCAAGTGGCAACCACACTCCAGTTACCCAGTTCACCTTGTTGGGATTCTCCAGTTATCCAGATCTCCAGGAGCTTCTATTTGTAACCTTCCTGCTCATTTATGCCATCACGGTGATGGGCAACCTGGGAATGATGGCACTCATCTCCACGGACTCCCGTCTCCATAGTCCCATGTATTTCTTCCTCAGTGTCCTCTCTTTTCTTGATCTTTGTTACTCTTCTGTGGTCACACCCAAGCTCTTAGCCAACTTCCTGGCCTCTGACAAGACCATCTCTTCCGAGGGCTGTGTGATCCAGCCAACCTTCTTTGTGGTGCATGGGACAGCTGAGAGCTTCCTGCTGGCCTCCATGGCCTATGCCCGCTTCGCGGCCATCTGCCAACCCCTCCATTACAGTTCAGTCATGACCAAAGAGACCTGTCTCCAGCTGGTAGCTGCTTCCTATGCATTTGGTGGCACCAACTCTGCTATCCAGACTGGGAATG TTGCTCTGCCTTTCTGTGGGCCCAACCAGGTGACACACTACTTCTGTGAcatccctccccttctccaccaGGCTTGTGCCAACACAGCCACAGCAGGAGTGGTCCTCTCTATCTTCTCCGCTCTGGTTACCCTTCTGCCTGCTGCAGTCATCCTCACCTCCTACAGCTTGGTCTTGGTGGCCATTGGGAGGATGCGCTCAGCAGCTGGGCGGGAGAAGGCCCTCTCCACATGTGCCTCCCACTTGCTGGCCATTGCCATTTTCTATGGCACTGTGGTTTTCACCTATGTCCAGCCTCACGGATCCACTAATGATACCAATGACCAAATAGTGTCCGTGTTCTACACCATCATAATTCCCATGCTCAACCCCTTCATCTATAGCTTCCGCAACAAGGAGGTGAAGGACGCGGTGCAGAGGAAGCTCCGGGTCAGTATCTCTCCCTGCTGA